In Gopherus flavomarginatus isolate rGopFla2 chromosome 1, rGopFla2.mat.asm, whole genome shotgun sequence, a single genomic region encodes these proteins:
- the TMCC3 gene encoding transmembrane and coiled-coil domain protein 3 isoform X2, whose amino-acid sequence MMQERRALVERHDMNTLSLPLNIRRGGSDTNLNFDVPDGILEFHKVKLNADSLKQKILKVTEQIKIEQTARDGNVAEYLKLVSSADKQQAGRIKQVFEKKNQKSAHSIAQLQKKLEQYHRKLKDIEQNGSSKSSKEISKDNLKDIHPPLKDGHGKSRTSGQGAESSKSGVPGVSLTPPVFVFSKSREFANLIRNKFGSADNISHLKNTLDEFRPETSSRAYGGSATIVAKPKYVSDDECSSGTSGSADSNGNHSFGPGGTNALDSQAKVSMILEELREIKETQSQLANDIENLKAQFQRDYGFISQTLQEERYRYERLEDQLNDLTDLHQHETANLKQELASIEERVAYQACERSRDVQEALESCQTRVFKLEFHQQEQQALQSETVNARVLLGKCINVILAFMTVILVCVSTIAKFIAPMMKSRFHIICTFFAVTLLAIFCKNWDHIICAIERMIIPR is encoded by the exons ATGATGCAGGAGAGGAGAGCTCTG GTGGAAAGACATGACATGAATACTCTGAGCTTGCCACTGAACATTCGCCGTGGGGGTTCAGACACCAACCTCAACTTTGATGTACCTGATGGGATCTTAGAATTTCACAAAGTCAAACTTAATGCAGATAGCCTGAAACAAAAAATTTTGAAAGTTACAGAACAGATCAAAATTGAGCAAACAGCCCGTGATGGAAATGTGGCTGAATATTTAAAACTGGTGAGCAGTGCGGACAAGCAGCAGGCTGGACGTATTAAACAAGTCTTTGAGAAGAAGAACCAGAAGTCTGCCCACTCCATTGCCCAGCTACAGAAGAAATTGGAACAGTATCACCGAAAGCTCAAAGACATTGAACAAAATGGATCCTCCAAAAGTTCCAAAGAAATTTCGAAAGATAACTTGAAGGATATCCATCCCCCTTTAAAAGATGGCCATGGCAAATCTCGTACCAGTGGCCAAGGTGCTGAGAGCAGCAAATCGGGTGTGCCAGGTGTCTCCTTGACACCACCAGTGTTTGTTTTCAGCAAGTCGAGGGAGTTTGCAAACTTGATCCGAAATAAATTTGGCAGTGCTGACAACATTTCTCACCTGAAAAATACCCTGGATGAATTTCGGCCAGAAACTAGTTCCAGGGCCTATGGTGGCAGTGCTACTATTGTGGCTAAACCAAAATATGTTAGTGATGATGAGTGCTCAAGTGGGACATCTGGCTCTGCAGATAGTAATGGGAACCATTCCTTTGGGCCTGGTGGGACAAACGCTCTGGACAGTCAAGCAAAGGTTTCCATGATCTTGGAGGAACTGAGAGAAATAAAGGAGACACAGTCCCAATTAGCTAATGACATAGAGAATTTAAAAGCACAGTTTCAAAGAGACTATGGTTTTATTTCTCAGACATTGCAGGAGGAAAGATACAg GTATGAACGATTGGAAGACCAGCTAAATGATCTGACAGATCTTCATCAGCATGAGACTGCAAACTTGAAACAAGAGCTAGCCAGCATAGAAGAAAGAGTGGCATATCAGGCCTGTGAACGGTCACGAGATGTTCAG GAAGCCTTGGAATCTTGCCAGACTCGGGTTTTTAAGCTGGAGTTCCATCAGCAAGAACAGCAAGCGCTGCAGTCAGAAACTGTGAATGCCAGAGTACTCCTAGGGAAATGTATAAATGTAATCTTGGCCTTCATGACCGTCATTTTAGTGTGCGTTTCTACCATTGCAAAGTTTATAGCTCCTATGATGAAGAGCCGTTTCCATATCATCTGCACTTTTTTTGCAGTGACTCTGCTTGCAATATTTTGTAAAAATTGGGATCACATTATCTGTGCCATAGAAAGGATGATCATACCAAGATGA
- the TMCC3 gene encoding transmembrane and coiled-coil domain protein 3 isoform X3 codes for MLVERHDMNTLSLPLNIRRGGSDTNLNFDVPDGILEFHKVKLNADSLKQKILKVTEQIKIEQTARDGNVAEYLKLVSSADKQQAGRIKQVFEKKNQKSAHSIAQLQKKLEQYHRKLKDIEQNGSSKSSKEISKDNLKDIHPPLKDGHGKSRTSGQGAESSKSGVPGVSLTPPVFVFSKSREFANLIRNKFGSADNISHLKNTLDEFRPETSSRAYGGSATIVAKPKYVSDDECSSGTSGSADSNGNHSFGPGGTNALDSQAKVSMILEELREIKETQSQLANDIENLKAQFQRDYGFISQTLQEERYRYERLEDQLNDLTDLHQHETANLKQELASIEERVAYQACERSRDVQEALESCQTRVFKLEFHQQEQQALQSETVNARVLLGKCINVILAFMTVILVCVSTIAKFIAPMMKSRFHIICTFFAVTLLAIFCKNWDHIICAIERMIIPR; via the exons GTGGAAAGACATGACATGAATACTCTGAGCTTGCCACTGAACATTCGCCGTGGGGGTTCAGACACCAACCTCAACTTTGATGTACCTGATGGGATCTTAGAATTTCACAAAGTCAAACTTAATGCAGATAGCCTGAAACAAAAAATTTTGAAAGTTACAGAACAGATCAAAATTGAGCAAACAGCCCGTGATGGAAATGTGGCTGAATATTTAAAACTGGTGAGCAGTGCGGACAAGCAGCAGGCTGGACGTATTAAACAAGTCTTTGAGAAGAAGAACCAGAAGTCTGCCCACTCCATTGCCCAGCTACAGAAGAAATTGGAACAGTATCACCGAAAGCTCAAAGACATTGAACAAAATGGATCCTCCAAAAGTTCCAAAGAAATTTCGAAAGATAACTTGAAGGATATCCATCCCCCTTTAAAAGATGGCCATGGCAAATCTCGTACCAGTGGCCAAGGTGCTGAGAGCAGCAAATCGGGTGTGCCAGGTGTCTCCTTGACACCACCAGTGTTTGTTTTCAGCAAGTCGAGGGAGTTTGCAAACTTGATCCGAAATAAATTTGGCAGTGCTGACAACATTTCTCACCTGAAAAATACCCTGGATGAATTTCGGCCAGAAACTAGTTCCAGGGCCTATGGTGGCAGTGCTACTATTGTGGCTAAACCAAAATATGTTAGTGATGATGAGTGCTCAAGTGGGACATCTGGCTCTGCAGATAGTAATGGGAACCATTCCTTTGGGCCTGGTGGGACAAACGCTCTGGACAGTCAAGCAAAGGTTTCCATGATCTTGGAGGAACTGAGAGAAATAAAGGAGACACAGTCCCAATTAGCTAATGACATAGAGAATTTAAAAGCACAGTTTCAAAGAGACTATGGTTTTATTTCTCAGACATTGCAGGAGGAAAGATACAg GTATGAACGATTGGAAGACCAGCTAAATGATCTGACAGATCTTCATCAGCATGAGACTGCAAACTTGAAACAAGAGCTAGCCAGCATAGAAGAAAGAGTGGCATATCAGGCCTGTGAACGGTCACGAGATGTTCAG GAAGCCTTGGAATCTTGCCAGACTCGGGTTTTTAAGCTGGAGTTCCATCAGCAAGAACAGCAAGCGCTGCAGTCAGAAACTGTGAATGCCAGAGTACTCCTAGGGAAATGTATAAATGTAATCTTGGCCTTCATGACCGTCATTTTAGTGTGCGTTTCTACCATTGCAAAGTTTATAGCTCCTATGATGAAGAGCCGTTTCCATATCATCTGCACTTTTTTTGCAGTGACTCTGCTTGCAATATTTTGTAAAAATTGGGATCACATTATCTGTGCCATAGAAAGGATGATCATACCAAGATGA
- the TMCC3 gene encoding transmembrane and coiled-coil domain protein 3 isoform X1 produces the protein MPGSDTGLAVDRTYSDPERHQRAKTRVERHDMNTLSLPLNIRRGGSDTNLNFDVPDGILEFHKVKLNADSLKQKILKVTEQIKIEQTARDGNVAEYLKLVSSADKQQAGRIKQVFEKKNQKSAHSIAQLQKKLEQYHRKLKDIEQNGSSKSSKEISKDNLKDIHPPLKDGHGKSRTSGQGAESSKSGVPGVSLTPPVFVFSKSREFANLIRNKFGSADNISHLKNTLDEFRPETSSRAYGGSATIVAKPKYVSDDECSSGTSGSADSNGNHSFGPGGTNALDSQAKVSMILEELREIKETQSQLANDIENLKAQFQRDYGFISQTLQEERYRYERLEDQLNDLTDLHQHETANLKQELASIEERVAYQACERSRDVQEALESCQTRVFKLEFHQQEQQALQSETVNARVLLGKCINVILAFMTVILVCVSTIAKFIAPMMKSRFHIICTFFAVTLLAIFCKNWDHIICAIERMIIPR, from the exons GTGGAAAGACATGACATGAATACTCTGAGCTTGCCACTGAACATTCGCCGTGGGGGTTCAGACACCAACCTCAACTTTGATGTACCTGATGGGATCTTAGAATTTCACAAAGTCAAACTTAATGCAGATAGCCTGAAACAAAAAATTTTGAAAGTTACAGAACAGATCAAAATTGAGCAAACAGCCCGTGATGGAAATGTGGCTGAATATTTAAAACTGGTGAGCAGTGCGGACAAGCAGCAGGCTGGACGTATTAAACAAGTCTTTGAGAAGAAGAACCAGAAGTCTGCCCACTCCATTGCCCAGCTACAGAAGAAATTGGAACAGTATCACCGAAAGCTCAAAGACATTGAACAAAATGGATCCTCCAAAAGTTCCAAAGAAATTTCGAAAGATAACTTGAAGGATATCCATCCCCCTTTAAAAGATGGCCATGGCAAATCTCGTACCAGTGGCCAAGGTGCTGAGAGCAGCAAATCGGGTGTGCCAGGTGTCTCCTTGACACCACCAGTGTTTGTTTTCAGCAAGTCGAGGGAGTTTGCAAACTTGATCCGAAATAAATTTGGCAGTGCTGACAACATTTCTCACCTGAAAAATACCCTGGATGAATTTCGGCCAGAAACTAGTTCCAGGGCCTATGGTGGCAGTGCTACTATTGTGGCTAAACCAAAATATGTTAGTGATGATGAGTGCTCAAGTGGGACATCTGGCTCTGCAGATAGTAATGGGAACCATTCCTTTGGGCCTGGTGGGACAAACGCTCTGGACAGTCAAGCAAAGGTTTCCATGATCTTGGAGGAACTGAGAGAAATAAAGGAGACACAGTCCCAATTAGCTAATGACATAGAGAATTTAAAAGCACAGTTTCAAAGAGACTATGGTTTTATTTCTCAGACATTGCAGGAGGAAAGATACAg GTATGAACGATTGGAAGACCAGCTAAATGATCTGACAGATCTTCATCAGCATGAGACTGCAAACTTGAAACAAGAGCTAGCCAGCATAGAAGAAAGAGTGGCATATCAGGCCTGTGAACGGTCACGAGATGTTCAG GAAGCCTTGGAATCTTGCCAGACTCGGGTTTTTAAGCTGGAGTTCCATCAGCAAGAACAGCAAGCGCTGCAGTCAGAAACTGTGAATGCCAGAGTACTCCTAGGGAAATGTATAAATGTAATCTTGGCCTTCATGACCGTCATTTTAGTGTGCGTTTCTACCATTGCAAAGTTTATAGCTCCTATGATGAAGAGCCGTTTCCATATCATCTGCACTTTTTTTGCAGTGACTCTGCTTGCAATATTTTGTAAAAATTGGGATCACATTATCTGTGCCATAGAAAGGATGATCATACCAAGATGA
- the TMCC3 gene encoding transmembrane and coiled-coil domain protein 3 isoform X4, with translation MNTLSLPLNIRRGGSDTNLNFDVPDGILEFHKVKLNADSLKQKILKVTEQIKIEQTARDGNVAEYLKLVSSADKQQAGRIKQVFEKKNQKSAHSIAQLQKKLEQYHRKLKDIEQNGSSKSSKEISKDNLKDIHPPLKDGHGKSRTSGQGAESSKSGVPGVSLTPPVFVFSKSREFANLIRNKFGSADNISHLKNTLDEFRPETSSRAYGGSATIVAKPKYVSDDECSSGTSGSADSNGNHSFGPGGTNALDSQAKVSMILEELREIKETQSQLANDIENLKAQFQRDYGFISQTLQEERYRYERLEDQLNDLTDLHQHETANLKQELASIEERVAYQACERSRDVQEALESCQTRVFKLEFHQQEQQALQSETVNARVLLGKCINVILAFMTVILVCVSTIAKFIAPMMKSRFHIICTFFAVTLLAIFCKNWDHIICAIERMIIPR, from the exons ATGAATACTCTGAGCTTGCCACTGAACATTCGCCGTGGGGGTTCAGACACCAACCTCAACTTTGATGTACCTGATGGGATCTTAGAATTTCACAAAGTCAAACTTAATGCAGATAGCCTGAAACAAAAAATTTTGAAAGTTACAGAACAGATCAAAATTGAGCAAACAGCCCGTGATGGAAATGTGGCTGAATATTTAAAACTGGTGAGCAGTGCGGACAAGCAGCAGGCTGGACGTATTAAACAAGTCTTTGAGAAGAAGAACCAGAAGTCTGCCCACTCCATTGCCCAGCTACAGAAGAAATTGGAACAGTATCACCGAAAGCTCAAAGACATTGAACAAAATGGATCCTCCAAAAGTTCCAAAGAAATTTCGAAAGATAACTTGAAGGATATCCATCCCCCTTTAAAAGATGGCCATGGCAAATCTCGTACCAGTGGCCAAGGTGCTGAGAGCAGCAAATCGGGTGTGCCAGGTGTCTCCTTGACACCACCAGTGTTTGTTTTCAGCAAGTCGAGGGAGTTTGCAAACTTGATCCGAAATAAATTTGGCAGTGCTGACAACATTTCTCACCTGAAAAATACCCTGGATGAATTTCGGCCAGAAACTAGTTCCAGGGCCTATGGTGGCAGTGCTACTATTGTGGCTAAACCAAAATATGTTAGTGATGATGAGTGCTCAAGTGGGACATCTGGCTCTGCAGATAGTAATGGGAACCATTCCTTTGGGCCTGGTGGGACAAACGCTCTGGACAGTCAAGCAAAGGTTTCCATGATCTTGGAGGAACTGAGAGAAATAAAGGAGACACAGTCCCAATTAGCTAATGACATAGAGAATTTAAAAGCACAGTTTCAAAGAGACTATGGTTTTATTTCTCAGACATTGCAGGAGGAAAGATACAg GTATGAACGATTGGAAGACCAGCTAAATGATCTGACAGATCTTCATCAGCATGAGACTGCAAACTTGAAACAAGAGCTAGCCAGCATAGAAGAAAGAGTGGCATATCAGGCCTGTGAACGGTCACGAGATGTTCAG GAAGCCTTGGAATCTTGCCAGACTCGGGTTTTTAAGCTGGAGTTCCATCAGCAAGAACAGCAAGCGCTGCAGTCAGAAACTGTGAATGCCAGAGTACTCCTAGGGAAATGTATAAATGTAATCTTGGCCTTCATGACCGTCATTTTAGTGTGCGTTTCTACCATTGCAAAGTTTATAGCTCCTATGATGAAGAGCCGTTTCCATATCATCTGCACTTTTTTTGCAGTGACTCTGCTTGCAATATTTTGTAAAAATTGGGATCACATTATCTGTGCCATAGAAAGGATGATCATACCAAGATGA